The Dreissena polymorpha isolate Duluth1 chromosome 2, UMN_Dpol_1.0, whole genome shotgun sequence nucleotide sequence ATGGATACTATCTGGAGAAAACAAGGAAACCTTATatgagcagtgactttataattctttttggtGACCAAAAATAACTAATTTCCAGCAAttgtgttgcaatttgtttgCTTTGCAGAGGCATATAGTAAGTGTATATGGGCACATATGCACACAAATGCACTTTTAAATGCCTTATGTATTATCAATAGTGACTTTCCAACATTCTCGAGTATTATTTCTATTTACCAAAACTATTTTGCAAAAATTTATAGAAAGACTTGACTGCTCTGTCACATAAAGTAATTGGTGCATAGAATGATGTTTTATAAGTGTATATGGGGGTTGtttgtataatatttaataagtaaCAGTTTTAAAGTAGGTGGTAGTGATGATCGCAATCCGTACTTCATTGGTTCACTTTTTGAAGAGCCTCAACAAACTTGCCATTACTTTATTACCGAAACATTAAGGACTTTTTCAACCTGCTGACAACAACCAACTTCCATGGATAGGAGTTGGGTGGTGTAGAGAGGTGGCTGTTGTTTGCAGATGGTTTGAGTAACAGGTGTTTAATCGACTAGTTtcttatacattatatatatatatatatatatatatatataatatatatatatatatatatatatatatatatatatatatatatatatatatatatatatatatatatatatatatatatatatatataacaaagtctctattagccttgttgtatttaaacaaaaacgctgtatttattttttgccgaagctttcgacctcacggtcttcatcagcggccatttttttatttttcaatgtcaATAAGTTAAACAGCTGATAGATATATATACTTATTGACATCTGTATACCAAATCATGACTTTTGTCAATTGAGATATATATGATTTTGGGATACAGATGTCAATaagttaaacattaaatacatatataatcaatTGACACAAGTCATGATTTGGGGATACAGATGTCAATAAGTTAAACAGCTGATAGACACTGTGAGCGAGTTTGATAGGAAAACGGGATACATTAAAGTCAACAATTTACAGATACccgtttaaaaatattttttttcaaatgttgatATGGGGAGAGTTAGCAAGCCTTGTATTACACGGAGTCGTGCATAGCAGGGGAGGTAAACCAAACTAAGAGGTAGCCATTAGTGAAATTGTTTGGAGATGACTGTTTGTTGTTGACAGTGACTGTTATTGTAATGGCTACCTCTTAATTTGtttcacagttgtttcaaattagacttggaaaattatattttttccaatttacttacttaccctatgtaagtttaTGGTAAAATTCCGAACACTGCTCCAATGGTTTTACACAGCTCACAAGgtttcgggtttcctggggtgaaaCAGGTGTATTTGTTAAGTTTCAGTGTATTTCCTTTTCCGTGAGAAAGTTATATTTTGGACATTGTTAATTGGATCAATCTGTATCATTTAAAAGAATCACGATGTTAACATTAGATAGCAGTGTTTGAGATTAATTTTCAATGCTGCACCAAATAACGTGTCTGTGAAACATTTGATATAGCTGGACACAAGATTTGGTTATGTGATCACATTTAGATACAGATACAAACCCAGGAAAACGTGTATTTGCAAAGATGAGAGATGTTACATATTTTCCAGAAATAGTTGAAGGGATCTAACTGTGTTATACTGAATTCTAGATCCCGTAAGAGGCGTCTCTACTGTTAATCTTGCATTTATATGATTATGCTTCGGAGTTTGTTGTACGCTTGTAGCTAATTGGGTATGAGTGAATGAACATGTAGCCACATACGCTGTATGTCATATTAATAACAGCAGCTAGACTAAAACTAACCCTGTAGAATTAACAACAGCGGTGACGTTGGCAATACCCATCTTcgatgttttattttgtgaaaagagCCAATACATGATACTGTCATAGCAATGTAGTGATCAAATTCTTTTGACTATTCAATTATAAATAactatacaataataaaatatagaaACCAAAATGTGCTGGTTCTTACTACTAGCATTGGCTATTAAATCACTATTTTACTAACATTACAGCAGTGTGATAATTATGAATGCTAATGTGTATGTGAACtgtgttttgtcatttatttagCATTGACATGTTTTTCCTTCTTTTACAGAAACATGTAATAAGCTTTTGTAGTGTCGCACCTTGTCTCTGGGTATTTAATCTTTTCCCGGGGCTGTTTAAGCCaatgtttttcataaattaaaatcatgttgtttttttatatggtTTTTATGTGGACTTAGACAGATTATGAGAAGTCTTAAaggttttgacatttaaaatgtCATTGGCAATAAAAATAGGCAGATTTGAAATATTCTTACGTAAAGAAAGACATAAAACATGTCTGCTAAACATAAGCTGGGTAGATACGCATTTATTTTACTTCAACCGTCAACACGTTTAATCATGCGAAAATGAAAGTTAAAGAAAAGTAAAGGAAACGTGCCGACGTTGTTTATTTAGGAAatagaaagtgaaaaataaataataaaaacattaataataatctTCTAACAACTGAAGTGAATGATTTGTAATTAAGCCTGGTTGCTTGTAGTGGCATGAAAGATGTTTCTATTGAGCATACACTTTATACATGTATGACCTTAAAAGttaaatatgtcatatatatttttgaataatCACTTCATGCTATGCGATGTTAACATTCTTAGCATTTTCTAGGAAATCTGCTGACAGGTTTTCCACCAATGAACAGCTCGTCAAAGTGTACATGAAACCCACGCTAAAGCAACTGAAAGCAACAAAACCGAAACTGAAACTGTAATTGTCTGATACGTAAGTCCGGTGATATGATCACTTCTTATTATAAACACGGTACGGTGTATTTTGCACCAGTAGGCGATCggataaaacgaaataaaaaaatatatataaacgtcCCGCAAGCTTAGTAAACGCAGATAGAAAGACTGACGCGCAAAGCTGACAATCAATACTATCGCTTCGAAGACGCTAATGTTACGATAGGTGTAAAGAGGTCGCTAATGTTACGATCGgtgtaccccccccccctctaaaatCGCAAAGCTGACAATCAATACTAATCGCTTCGAAGACGCTAATGTTACGATAGGTGTAAAGAGGACGCTTAATGTTACGATCGgtgtacgcccccccccccccccccccctctaaaatcgccaaagtaaaatCAATTCATTGATGTTTCACACAGTAGATCTAAATCACCcttttaaactcatttttcttctttttcgtacacaacattttCCACTAATCGCAGccaatcgctaaatgttttaactttagactctctgtcGCCCAGTTTTTCAAGTCGAACTTTGCGATTCTGATGTATCCCTCTTTTTGCACATTGAACCAGTTAAATAAAATCTCGTTTTCATCTTGGTCATTATCTTGCTGTATGTACATACATTGTTTTCATGCTCTCCCCCTCCCTGCTGCATTCGTCACTAGCCTGATAACCGTTAGTGTGTTCATCTTTATAGCATTTTTTTCCGGCTATATCCATTCGTGTTACGTActaactatgcactttttggcattataagaaggtacttcgatgaaagtacataaggcgtgacatgcttgagaagtggttgtcaaagccttcaaaatctctaaaatcgtggagcttccgggtagccccccacacacacacactcacagaATCGATAGCCTACAGCCGCGCATGTCATAGTACATTGTGGTTTTGATTTCCATTGCAAACTGTTTATCAGATTATGCTACaatcaaacataaaacaatacaCAAGAGGCTATCATGATATAAATAAAGTAATACCGCAATATTTGTGTAGCGAATTCGATTAAAATACAATCGCATCAGAACAAAAAAGTAACAATGGTTTAAATTACTGGTCTATATATAATAGATCGGAAaattctaatttttttttattggatgGATAGTTATAAAGCACCAATTTTGTTATTGGTCTTTATAAAAAGAATGCGCGAATcataaataaagtataaattacgAACATTAATTATACGTATTATCAAGCATGTTTTATTCCCAGTGACAAAGACATCGCCAGGGTTGTTTTCGGTGAGTCAAGGGCGAGCACTACAAAGCACAATTGGGCGTTGCTTACACAATTTCACAATTTACAACCGGGTCCGACACCCGGGCTGCCCTTAACTTGCTATCGCAGATATTAACAGAGCTGGCATCTGACGGACGCCACAAGTAAGAAACCCATGACATTCCTAATCACACACAAGCATGGGAAGAGAGCACGCGATTCCGAGTATCAGAAGGCGATGAGGGCTGCCAAGTCGGCAAGAAGATGGTTAGGACAGAACCAGATATAATTTGAGGGGCCGCGGAATTCGCCTCCAACCCGAACTGGCCTTTCATCAGCGATAATCCGTACTGACGAGCTGTTAATAAAACGAAAATCGGAAATCGGTTGTTCGTGTGTCGATAAAAGAAGTAGACAACGGAGAGCTGACATAATTGTGTACgattttatacaattaattaaatagATAAGGATGAAAAAGAAATCATCTTATTAGCGATATTATACgattttcatatgtgttaaattgtaatatatttgattgaaatataatatttgaaatatgttacaataacacaaaataggcaagaaaaaatattcattgaagacgattttcataaaatgcagcaaagacaaattagcgccccgagccgattgtgacgaagatatttcgtacatatttttctacaataaccgaagcattcgtgtTTTTAGTCATTGTGTACGCACCGGTCTTACtaacctgtgtactaacgcgaaaggaactGTGGGTAGCACTTCTGTACGAGTGAAAAgttgaaagcgaaagtaggtcaggtaatcgtgcttctgataatcgctatcagtgtTAATAAAgattcaaaatcatatttaaacattattaaaaaacatttctttaaacaacattccgttttaaacacacaataaaaaatatttttctttcattattaacattttcattcctacgcagaactacttattcggaagcataattccccaaaccaggggaatgtgatgcgtgttagtatagaggtgacaataacgtagtgacgtcaccatctatgtatagaatgctttttagttgtgttcgtgtgtcgttgcaggaaaataaaccgttaaattaaatttatcttcACATCGTACAATACATGCTGGCGatttcgactgtacagacatctTATCTGGCTATTTTCGCATTTTTCGAagcatgttcttcttaacttttattttaatttatattgaaatatatgtataataagttttttttttacacattttatataaattcataaatttttgacaaaatcgtattatCTCATCTCGCTTTATAAATGTGaagaaaagataaataaaatcgGGCCAATTATCGAATATCGGATCATAATGGTGTTAATTTAGTATTTAGAAACACGTTTGTTTTTTGCCTTATTGTATATTTGGAATTCCATCGGGACTGTGtataaaaattcataaatcaCATTGCTTGTTTCGGATAGTGCTTCCAAACCATTATTGGTGATTGGTTGAACGATAAGCCAATCAAAACTGTGCAGCTGGAATTCCATGCTGCCCCTGCTTATAGCAATGCCGTCGTGTGTTCTTGCTTTTCAGAGCCGTGTTTTCGGAAATTTCGCCTCCCTCTGTTGTTTTCAAGTGTCTGCATAATTGACATGTTTACATTGACTGAGTTAATACGAACtactttcaaaacaaataaaatcatcCATGCATTTCTAAAATGCatattatatgcatttatatccattgaagttatttgaaataaatgtaaatacatgtgtaAAGTAACATGTAAAAAAGTGTTAAAGTATTTAAATTTTAGTATGGGCCCCTGAGATTCACAATACTTGTACATAAGAAAAGAATAGACAGTCTGCCTATTTGAATAATTTTAAGAATTCACATATTCCCATTATCAGTATTCATATTTTAAATGCTGGTTATTACAATTAAATTCAACAAAACCCTTTACATATAAATTATTGCTATAATTGCACGAGCACTGCATTGCCATTGTTaagttgtttatatatttgtattctggtctaaaacacatattttatcaaGGTCGGATCGCAAGACCCATGTTCATGCTAATGGTATGGGATACGTGCGTGCGGGATATTTCAGACGATCTATTAGACCAGGACATGTGTCGGATAACGCTTGTATTAACGGCATTAGCAGACTGCCACTCAACGGGAAATGTTTTCCGGATGCATTCTGCACGGCGGTTACCTCATATTTTGTCACTGCTTAGGGTTAATTGTCTGTATTTCAATACAACGTAAAAACTGATTCCATTGCGCAAACTTCCCAgactttaaatataacattacaATCCTAATTTCATCATCCAGGCGCTTTTTTCCGCAGCATTCCCGTCAATTGGCAGGTGGTTATTAGCCTGTTAAAAAACTGATGAATAAAAAAGATTTCATCAAATCCCCAAATGCGCCTAGCTGTTATCCGGCATATATTTCTTACACATTATATGAGTCTTTTGAACGGTGGTTTAAAGATCAATTTACTCATAGTGATAAATCACCGCGAATATTTGGTTttcgaaaaaataaaaacatgattcccagaaaaagtcatgtttttatttgtttacaacacAATGGCCTTCCATCCTTCTGAATTTCTGCAAATGATGAACCGATTTCAAGAATTTACTCGGTTTTATAGATAAAGCTCCGATATCATTCGCCGATTGGTTTAGACTTGACGTCTGCTGTGAATAAAAAGCGCGCGTTCAGGTCGGGGTAAGAAGGTAAAAGACGTGTTCTGGAGTAAACAGTGGAAACGCTCACAGGTTGGTTAACGTTGCGCATGCTGAAACACAATTTGTACGGATTTTAATTCGTTCAACATTTACTACATGTGCTTATTCAATAGAAATGTTGGAATTTAACACtaaagtttaaatataattaagtaCCTCTACTACTTTATCGTTTTAAAATTTCGCGTCgataacaaataacatttaaatgattacttaagtatacttgcattgcaattaaaaaaaataagttaaagagTTTTAGATAAATACTTGATGTGTACGATGATTTTTCAGGTTCTAGATAAACCTAAAAATTGCTAAGACATTACGAATAGAGATTATTACTTATGAAACATAGAGATAAATTAAGCTTTGTTATTTGAAAAttgtgctttatgcatgtggattctacacaggctaatcagggacgacactttacgcctaaacatGATTTCCGCTAGATGAGACTTCCGTTCAACGAAACATTGCGTTAAAGCGggtagtgttgtccctgataagcatgtgcggacttgcataggttaatctggaacgacactttacgcatgtgcaaCAAGAAcaatgttttgcagatttttcTGCTGCAGAAAGCATTGCCGTAGCTATGAAGGTCGCCATTTTTTTCGCCTGTCTCATGTGTCTGGTCGCCGTCATCGAGGTCAGGGGCTGGGAATACGCGAAAGACTTTGCCGGAGGGGCCAGGGACATGTGGAGGGCTTATCAGTACGTATGGGCCATAACGTTGAGCTCGAGTGGggtttcaattaaataaaatatatgatttatGAATTAGGTTAAAATATTACTCCGTTACGCTGTATTTGTTTTTCCTTAAAGGGCATCTACTTTTCAATGTTTAGAAGGAAACCCATAACGCTCTCAATTCTGAAATTGCGCTGCGATTTAGTTTTTATTGCTCTGTATGTCTTGTGTAGGTATTATCTTGAGCAAAAAAATGTTCAGTCTTATCGTACAAAAATCGATTTCGACAATGTTCTCTTGCTTGCAATACCAGAACGAAACTATCCATAATTATATCTTAGTTTGCTCTCTCTACTAACTTTAGCTTATACGGCGAGAAATTTTATGACAATCCATTTTTTCATTTTAGTGTAAAGGTAAcgttatttaattttcatttctgACAGGGACATGCGACAAGCGAACACGATTGGAGCAGACAAGTACTTTCACGCCCGCGGGAACTATGATGCCGCGAGCAGAGGAACAGGCGGCCGACACGCCGCGGCCATCATAAGGTAGGCGCAGCAAGTCTGGATTACACGGAAACCATGTGGTGCCACCTCAGTAGTCTCTTGTTTTCTTATTGGAAATACCTAATTGTAAGGCGTTGAAATAAGCATTATTAGAAGTGTGCTGATAGACTCGATTAAGAATTGTTTATAATGGCTTTTAAAGATACAAAGAAAGCCATTTGGTTTATGTGTCTTAAAATAAATGAGCGATTCCATCGGTCTCTTTTCGTAAAGAATATAAATCAGAAGCCGATTCCGGTACACAGGTGCATCGGTGCCTCTAAGCTTACGTTTAACGAACAGGTCTTTTCttaaaatgagcctcgctctgcaaagacggggctaaatgcatgtgcgtaaattgtcgtccaggattagcctgtgcagtcttcacaggcttatcagaggcgacactttccgcctaaactgggtttTGGGTCAGAATACAATTTCTTTAAGCGGTAAATACCATAAAAGAAACAGTGTCATCCCTGTTTGgcttgtgcggactgcccaggccaACATAAAagaacacttaacgcacattcattaagcccattttcccagagcgaggctcaaataaaaGCATGCTCGTTTCAGCAACGCCCGTGAGCTGTTCCAGGGTGGCAGCAGCGGGCGAGGTGCCGCGGATTCCAGAGCCGACCAGGAGGCCAACAGGTGGGGCCGCAATGGAGGTGACCCGAACCAGTACCGACCAAGGGGGCTGAACCCACGCTACTAGTCCGTGGAGAGACTGGGGAGCAAAGGAGGGTGAAAACAGAATCGGTCAAAGATTTCATAGTGACTTTTCTAATGGAGCTTATTTGCTTGCAAATAGTGGCACTAAGATCTTGCTAGATTGTGAcaatgaaaaattgttttacatCCTGTGTGTTCTTGTTAAATGATTGTGCATCAATAATTTGTATACAAGTGTTTGAAACATTCGTAAATTGGGTTCTTAAAATTacttaataattataaatgtacCACAAGGTTCTGTTTTAAAAGTTGTGACGCTTCAGTTTAACATTTCTATGTAATGATTTATATACATGCAATAATTGTATTACATTTACAAACTACATGCATTGCGTTTTGTTCATAATAACGCTTTGGATCATTCAACATGCTTTTATAACATCAGCATTTGGATTATTGCGTTCTTGGAATAAACAGTGTTCTACAGAGATGTTCTTCACATGATACTCCAGTTTGATTGTAAATGACACAAAGAAGCAAACACTCTTGCCCAGCGTAAAGGGATGTCGAATTATTTACATTGACGGACAAGTAATCTCTAACTTTGAAGGCTCAATGTGAGCTATTGTGACCACCCTACATCCGGCGTCATGTGGTGTGTGGTGCCTACTTTCAGATGTTtactactctagaggccacattgttcacccattcttgataaaaaaaaggCCAGATTATTTATCTAGACGTTATCTAGGCAGAGTTCGAATATGTGTGGAGTGCGTTAAAATATAGGCCGCACGGTCAAATGCTAATCTTCACAATATCAAGTTTAACTCTGGGTCGCATGCGTTCAAAAACTTTGTCATCTGGTCAAATATTAAAAAGATCtcgttatcactctagaggccacatttatgaaacttt carries:
- the LOC127867752 gene encoding serum amyloid A protein-like — protein: MKVAIFFACLMCLVAVIEVRGWEYAKDFAGGARDMWRAYQDMRQANTIGADKYFHARGNYDAASRGTGGRHAAAIISNARELFQGGSSGRGAADSRADQEANRWGRNGGDPNQYRPRGLNPRY